The following coding sequences lie in one Timaviella obliquedivisa GSE-PSE-MK23-08B genomic window:
- a CDS encoding type II toxin-antitoxin system RelE/ParE family toxin — protein sequence MPYSIELSREAQKQLAALSDEELQQQISTAINELSSQPRPNGVSKIKGMTDVYRIRVRDYRVVYQIRDKQLLILVLRVKHRREAYR from the coding sequence ATGCCCTACAGCATTGAGCTTTCTAGAGAGGCGCAGAAACAGTTGGCAGCCCTGTCTGATGAGGAATTGCAACAGCAGATCAGTACCGCCATCAACGAACTGAGTTCCCAGCCACGCCCCAACGGAGTCAGCAAAATCAAAGGCATGACTGATGTTTACCGTATCAGAGTCCGAGACTACCGAGTAGTCTACCAAATTCGAGACAAACAGCTTCTCATTTTGGTTTTGAGAGTCAAACATCGCCGGGAAGCGTATCGATAG